The proteins below are encoded in one region of Cytobacillus sp. IB215665:
- a CDS encoding MerR family transcriptional regulator has protein sequence MADEIRRSMPLFPIGIVMQLTELTARQIRYYEEHGLVSPARTEGNRRLFSFNDVDKLLEIKNLIDQGVNMAGIKKLFAGNQDAKSVQENEVVKANKQELSEDELRKLLKAELMNAGKYNRTTLRQGDMSRFFH, from the coding sequence ATGGCTGATGAAATCAGAAGGTCCATGCCACTTTTTCCTATAGGAATCGTGATGCAGCTAACCGAATTAACAGCTAGGCAAATTCGATATTACGAAGAGCATGGATTAGTATCTCCGGCAAGAACCGAAGGAAATCGACGATTGTTTTCATTTAATGACGTTGACAAGCTATTAGAAATTAAAAATCTAATAGATCAAGGTGTCAATATGGCAGGGATTAAGAAACTATTTGCAGGCAATCAAGATGCAAAATCTGTACAAGAAAATGAAGTGGTTAAAGCGAACAAACAAGAACTATCTGAAGATGAGCTGCGCAAGCTACTAAAAGCTGAATTGATGAATGCTGGAAAGTATAATCGTACAACTCTGAGACAAGGAGATATGTCCCGATTTTTCCATTAA
- a CDS encoding methionine gamma-lyase family protein, whose amino-acid sequence MFHNLSNGVQISDIVNKVEDKIRNIHEQIDRNIEANQYQVLESFRGHKISDSHFMPSTGYGYDDVGRDTLEKVYAQVFGGEAGLVRPQIISGTHAISIALFGVLRPFDELLYITGKPYDTLEEIVGIRGSGVGSFKEYHIGYNSIPLAEDGKIDYNNVKEAINEKTKMIGIQRSKGYANRPSFSISEIQEMVQFVKSINEEIVVFVDNCYGEFVEQLEPCHIGADLIAGSLIKNPGGGLAKTGGYIVGKKTLVDACSYRMTSPGIGSEAGASLHSLQEMYQGFFLAPHTVGQALKGAVFTSAFLSEIGMNTHPSWNSHRTDLIQSVQFDNKEMMVAFCQAIQYCSPVNSYVTPYPSYMPGYEDDVIMAAGTFIQGSSIELSADGPLRPPYVAYVQGGLTYAHVKIAVCSAINHLIEKNLLKIS is encoded by the coding sequence ATGTTTCATAATTTAAGTAATGGAGTGCAAATCTCCGACATAGTAAATAAAGTAGAAGACAAAATACGTAATATCCATGAGCAAATCGATAGGAATATAGAAGCGAATCAATATCAAGTACTTGAGAGTTTTCGTGGACATAAAATAAGTGACTCGCATTTCATGCCATCAACAGGTTATGGTTATGATGATGTTGGTAGAGATACGCTAGAGAAAGTTTATGCACAAGTTTTTGGAGGCGAAGCCGGATTAGTTCGCCCCCAAATCATATCAGGGACGCATGCCATTTCAATTGCATTATTTGGTGTGCTTAGACCATTTGATGAGCTTTTGTATATAACTGGGAAGCCGTATGATACTTTAGAGGAGATAGTAGGAATCAGAGGTTCAGGTGTAGGCTCTTTTAAAGAATATCATATTGGGTATAACAGTATACCGTTAGCTGAAGATGGAAAAATTGATTATAACAACGTAAAAGAAGCGATAAATGAAAAAACTAAAATGATTGGTATTCAAAGATCTAAAGGATATGCAAATAGACCCTCGTTTTCAATAAGTGAGATTCAAGAAATGGTCCAATTTGTAAAATCGATTAATGAAGAAATCGTCGTCTTTGTTGATAATTGTTATGGTGAATTTGTAGAACAATTGGAGCCTTGTCATATAGGTGCAGACTTAATTGCCGGTTCGTTAATAAAAAATCCTGGTGGTGGTCTTGCTAAAACAGGTGGTTATATCGTTGGGAAGAAAACTCTTGTTGATGCATGCTCCTATCGAATGACTTCTCCTGGAATAGGTAGTGAAGCAGGAGCATCATTACATAGTTTGCAAGAAATGTATCAGGGATTTTTTCTCGCACCACATACTGTTGGTCAAGCTTTGAAAGGTGCTGTTTTCACATCAGCTTTCTTATCTGAAATCGGCATGAACACACATCCTAGCTGGAATAGTCATCGAACAGACCTTATTCAATCAGTCCAATTTGATAATAAAGAAATGATGGTTGCATTCTGTCAGGCAATCCAATATTGTTCCCCAGTGAACTCTTATGTTACTCCGTACCCTAGCTATATGCCTGGTTATGAAGATGATGTGATCATGGCAGCCGGTACATTTATACAAGGGTCTAGTATTGAACTATCAGCGGATGGGCCTTTGAGGCCACCATACGTAGCATACGTACAAGGGGGACTCACATATGCTCACGTGAAGATAGCGGTTTGTTCTGCAATCAATCATTTGATCGAAAAAAATCTCCTCAAAATAAGCTAA